A single Catharus ustulatus isolate bCatUst1 chromosome 7, bCatUst1.pri.v2, whole genome shotgun sequence DNA region contains:
- the RPRM gene encoding protein reprimo — translation MNGSSAGLPAGMNGSLGAPAGLNGSLGMPAGLNGSSAAAGLLAGAGGAALELERALRCCTAASVVTDGSGAAGDERSLYIMRVVQIAVMCVLALTVVFGIFFLGCNLLIKSEGMINFLVKDRRPSKEVEAVVVGPY, via the coding sequence ATGAACGGCTCCTCGGCGGGGCTCCCGGCGGGGATGAACGGCTCGCTGGGGGCTCCGGCAGGACTGAACGGCTCTCTGGGAATGCCGGCAGGGCTGAACGGCTcctcggcggcggcggggctgctGGCGGGGGCCGGGGGAGCGGCGCTGGAGCTGGAGCGGGCGCTGCGCTGCTGCACCGCCGCCTCCGTGGTGACCGACGGCAGCGGCGCGGCGGGCGACGAGCGCAGCCTGTACATCATGCGGGTGGTGCAGATCGCCGTCATGTGCGTGCTGGCCCTCACCGTGGTGTTCGGCATCTTCTTCCTCGGCTGCAACCTGCTCATCAAGTCCGAGGGCATGATCAACTTTCTGGTCAAGGACCGCCGCCCGTCCAAGGAGGTGGAGGCGGTGGTGGTGGGGCCGTACTGA